The Gemmatimonadota bacterium genome has a window encoding:
- the hflX gene encoding GTPase HflX translates to MALAAAEEHLTELARLADTAGAQVALTLRQRLDAPHPKYYIGEGKAQELKGRLEYAAAELVIFDEELAPAQGKNLEDFLGVRVMDRTELILDIFATRARTAEAQMQVSLAQLEYLLPRLKRMWTHLSRIRGGIGLRGPGETQLETDRRIIKRRIRDLRQKLDMVGRRRATQRKARSREFTAALVGYTNAGKSSVLRALSGAELFIEDRLFATLDPATRAVDVGGARALVTDTVGFIRKLPHHLVASFRASLEESMQADLLLHVIDASHPVWEEQKQVVEEVLEAFGLRNRRMALVFNKVDRLTHAEEAAFRERVAALHPEPSVFASAVEPGGVEELRQQLRIELCSERPQVRVLIPSADGEALAAVYREGEVLRREEHGATVDLLARLPNPALRRLERRSGVQIIGVA, encoded by the coding sequence CGGACACTGCGGGCGCGCAGGTGGCTCTAACGCTCCGGCAGCGGCTGGATGCACCCCACCCCAAGTACTACATCGGCGAAGGCAAGGCGCAGGAGCTGAAGGGCAGGCTCGAGTACGCGGCGGCGGAGCTCGTCATTTTTGACGAGGAGCTAGCGCCGGCGCAGGGGAAGAATCTTGAGGACTTCCTGGGCGTGCGGGTCATGGATCGGACGGAATTGATCCTGGACATTTTTGCCACGCGCGCGCGCACGGCCGAAGCCCAGATGCAGGTTTCGCTGGCGCAGCTCGAGTACCTGCTGCCCCGGCTCAAGCGCATGTGGACGCACCTCTCGCGCATTCGCGGCGGCATCGGGCTGCGGGGCCCGGGCGAGACCCAGCTCGAGACGGACCGTCGGATCATCAAGCGGCGGATCCGTGATCTCCGGCAGAAGCTGGACATGGTGGGCCGCCGCCGCGCCACGCAGCGCAAGGCGCGCTCGCGCGAGTTCACGGCGGCGCTCGTCGGCTACACGAATGCGGGCAAGTCGTCGGTCCTGCGGGCACTCTCCGGGGCCGAGCTCTTTATCGAAGACCGGCTCTTCGCCACGCTGGATCCGGCGACGCGGGCGGTCGATGTAGGCGGCGCCCGAGCGCTGGTCACCGACACGGTCGGCTTCATTCGCAAGCTGCCGCACCACCTGGTGGCCTCCTTCCGCGCCTCGCTCGAAGAGTCGATGCAGGCGGACCTGCTGCTGCACGTGATTGATGCCTCGCACCCCGTCTGGGAGGAGCAGAAGCAGGTTGTCGAGGAGGTGCTGGAGGCCTTCGGCCTGCGCAACCGGCGCATGGCCCTGGTCTTCAACAAGGTGGACCGGCTGACGCACGCGGAGGAGGCGGCGTTCCGCGAGCGGGTGGCTGCGCTGCATCCGGAGCCGAGCGTGTTCGCCTCAGCGGTCGAGCCCGGCGGCGTAGAGGAGCTGCGGCAACAGCTCCGCATCGAGCTCTGTAGCGAGCGCCCGCAGGTGCGCGTGCTTATTCCCTCCGCGGACGGCGAGGCGCTGGCCGCGGTGTACCGGGAAGGGGAGGTGCTGCGGCGCGAAGAGCACGGCGCCACGGTTGACCTGCTGGCCCGCCTGCCTAACCCGGCGCTGCGGCGGCTGGAACGCCGGAGCGGAGTGCAGATTATCGGCGTGGCGTGA
- a CDS encoding pyridoxine 5'-phosphate synthase gives MMRLHVNIDHVATVRQARRTDEPDPVRIAVLAELGGADGITVHVREDRRHIQERDLRHLMATVRTGVNLELAAASDVVALALELRPMEATLVPERRAEVTTEGGLALQDVEQRRRVAEAVAQLSAAGIRTSLFIDPDAEALRAAAAAGAQAVELHTGEYALRFRPASGAAESPRAAASAAASAGAAEELGRLRRAAALGRSLGLDVHAGHGLTYENVAGVARITEIEELNIGHSIVSRALFVGMESAVREMQELIWRARSSGPLAGP, from the coding sequence ATGATGCGGCTGCACGTCAACATCGACCATGTGGCGACGGTCCGGCAGGCGAGGCGCACGGACGAGCCGGACCCGGTGCGCATCGCCGTGCTGGCAGAGCTGGGTGGGGCAGACGGTATCACGGTGCACGTCCGCGAGGACCGACGCCACATCCAGGAGCGGGACCTGCGGCACCTCATGGCCACGGTCCGGACGGGCGTGAACCTGGAACTGGCCGCGGCCAGCGATGTGGTGGCGCTGGCCCTCGAGCTGCGGCCCATGGAGGCGACGCTGGTGCCCGAGCGGCGTGCCGAAGTGACAACGGAGGGGGGACTGGCGCTTCAGGACGTGGAGCAGCGGCGCCGGGTTGCCGAGGCGGTCGCGCAGCTCTCGGCCGCCGGGATCCGGACCTCGCTCTTCATCGATCCCGATGCCGAGGCGCTGCGGGCCGCCGCCGCCGCAGGTGCGCAGGCGGTGGAGCTGCACACGGGTGAGTACGCGCTCCGTTTCCGCCCGGCTTCCGGCGCGGCGGAGTCCCCTCGTGCTGCTGCCAGCGCCGCCGCATCGGCCGGGGCGGCGGAAGAGCTCGGCCGGCTGCGGCGGGCGGCCGCACTGGGCCGTTCGCTGGGGCTGGACGTGCATGCGGGACACGGGCTGACGTACGAAAATGTCGCAGGCGTCGCACGCATCACGGAGATCGAAGAGCTGAACATAGGACACAGCATCGTCAGTCGCGCGCTCTTCGTGGGCATGGAGAGCGCCGTGCGGGAAATGCAGGAACTGATCTGGCGGGCCCG
- a CDS encoding DUF2520 domain-containing protein, producing MSEHLVIVGPGRMGLALGAALVRSDAVERLIFYGRDLEPPPHPLFEGTAEYRPGLQLVPAGTNAVILAVPDDALAEVAYDLAQIGPAPDGCAALHLAGALSTDVLAPLHRVGYAIGSLHPLQTIADRWSTGDPLVGAAFALAGDPVSLAAARRLVTALEGNALLIPPMLRPVYHAAAVFASNYLVSLTATAAGLLERAGVEPGEALPCLLPLLRGSLDSLERLGLAAALTGPIARGDTDTVRLHLARLSAEERGLYCALGRATLRLARAAGLDATRAAELESLLAGE from the coding sequence GTGAGCGAGCATCTGGTCATTGTCGGCCCGGGTCGTATGGGACTGGCCCTGGGCGCCGCGCTGGTCCGCTCGGATGCGGTTGAACGACTGATCTTTTACGGGCGGGACCTGGAGCCGCCGCCGCACCCGCTCTTCGAGGGCACGGCCGAGTACCGCCCGGGGCTGCAGCTCGTACCTGCCGGCACGAACGCCGTGATTCTGGCCGTGCCGGACGACGCCCTTGCCGAAGTGGCCTACGATCTGGCGCAGATCGGCCCTGCGCCCGATGGCTGCGCCGCGCTGCACCTGGCCGGCGCCCTCTCGACAGACGTGCTGGCACCGCTGCATCGCGTGGGGTATGCCATCGGCTCACTGCACCCCCTCCAGACTATTGCCGACCGCTGGTCGACCGGCGACCCGCTGGTTGGCGCTGCCTTCGCCCTGGCCGGTGACCCGGTCAGCCTGGCGGCCGCCCGCCGGCTGGTGACGGCACTCGAGGGGAACGCGCTGCTCATCCCGCCCATGCTGCGGCCGGTGTATCACGCGGCGGCCGTCTTTGCTTCCAACTACCTGGTCAGCCTGACGGCGACGGCGGCCGGGCTGCTCGAGCGGGCGGGGGTCGAGCCGGGGGAGGCGTTGCCTTGTCTTCTCCCGCTGCTCCGCGGCTCGCTCGACAGCCTCGAGCGACTGGGCCTAGCCGCCGCGCTGACGGGGCCGATCGCGCGCGGCGATACTGATACGGTGCGGCTGCACCTGGCGCGGTTGTCGGCCGAAGAGCGGGGCTTATATTGCGCGCTCGGCCGTGCCACGCTGCGGCTGGCCCGCGCTGCGGGGCTCGATGCGACACGCGCCGCAGAGCTGGAATCCTTGCTGGCAGGCGAATGA